TGGTAATGCCCGGCGACAACGTCACGATAGACATCGAGTTGATCACCCCGATCGCGATTGAAGAGGGACTTCGGTTCGCGATCCGTGAAGGCGGCCGGACGGTCGGCTGCGGTGTGGTCACCGGGGTGAAGGAGTAGTTCGAGACGGAAAATGAGAATGGCGACGCGGATTTTGACCGTAACCTCTAGAGTAAAAAGAGAATTGCAAGACTCTCTTAGGAGGATTTAAAAATAATGGCTCGGCAAAAAATACGAATCAGGTTAAAGGCATTTGACCACTATATGTTGGATCAGTCGGCTCAGAAAA
This window of the Bacillota bacterium genome carries:
- the tuf gene encoding elongation factor Tu (EF-Tu; promotes GTP-dependent binding of aminoacyl-tRNA to the A-site of ribosomes during protein biosynthesis; when the tRNA anticodon matches the mRNA codon, GTP hydrolysis results; the inactive EF-Tu-GDP leaves the ribosome and release of GDP is promoted by elongation factor Ts; many prokaryotes have two copies of the gene encoding EF-Tu), with amino-acid sequence VMPGDNVTIDIELITPIAIEEGLRFAIREGGRTVGCGVVTGVKE